In Octopus bimaculoides isolate UCB-OBI-ISO-001 chromosome 5, ASM119413v2, whole genome shotgun sequence, a genomic segment contains:
- the LOC106869137 gene encoding uncharacterized protein LOC106869137 produces MKYLQKKGLASKDIHADMVATLSTVQKWPAEFRRERESLKGDPRSGHPPPTAITVENIDRIQYMVMLMNDRRLTINQIANVSIFREEVENILHNELGMTKISAWWVLRFLTPDQKRTRLITSREHLTMSQADPDGFFERFLTQDECWIHQFEPETIHVVETPPASFNEGQGRFIGREADGLRFWGDAERHCVY; encoded by the coding sequence ATGAAGTATTTGCAGAAAAAGGGCTTGGCCTcaaaggacattcatgctgacatggttgctacattatcGACCGTGCAAAAGTGgccagctgaatttaggagggaaagggagagtcTTAAAGGTGATCCAAGGTCTGGACATCCTCCCCCAACTGCTATCACCGTGGAAAACATTGATCGTATTCAGTACATGGTGATGCTGATGAATGACAGgagattgactataaatcaaatagccaatgttaGCATATTCCGTGAggaagttgagaatattctgcacaatgaacttggcatgacgaagatTTCTGCTTGGTGGGTACTACgttttctgacacctgatcaaaagcgtaccaggctgatcacatccaGGGAACATCTGACAATGTCTCAGGCAGATCCAGATGGTTtctttgaacgtttcctaacccaggacGAGTGTTGGATTCATCAGTTTGAGCCAGAGACAATCCATGTAGTGGAAACCCCGCCAGCCAGCTTCAACGAAGGTCAAGGACGTTTCATCGGCAGGGAAGCTGATGGCCTCAGATTTTGGGGGGATGCagaaaggcattgtgtttattga